The stretch of DNA GGCGGTAGCACGTGCAGAAGCAGACTGGTATGTCGGACTTAATGCGACACGGGCTCTGACAACGAAGTTCAATGCGCAGTTATCCAGCGGGCGCGTGCAGACGCCGACGCTGGCAATGATCCATCAGCGGGAAGAAGAGATCAAGAACTTCAAGCCGGAGACATTTTATGGTATCGAAGCCAAGACTCAAAAAGGCTTGCGCCTCATCTGGAAGGATCAGAAGCATAACAGTACACGCACGTTTTCCAAAGACAAGGCAGAACAGGTGCTGCGGAAGCTGGATCAGGTGAAGGGCACCGTGCAGGAAGTGGAGAAGAAGCTGAAGAAAAGCTATGCTCCGCAATTGTATGATTTAACGGAACTTCAGCGTGATGCCAACCGGCTGTTCGGTTTTGGCGGTAAGGAAACGCTCAATATCATGCAGCAGCTGTATGAGCGTCATAAACTTTTGACATATCCGCGGACTGATTCCCGTTATCTGTCCTCGGATATCGTCCCGACACTGAAAGATCGTGTAAAAGCCGCTGGCGTGGGAAGCTATGGCCGTTTGGCTACAAAAATCGCCAATGCACCGATCAAGGCGACGAAAGCATTTGTAGATGATAAAAAGGTATCCGATCACCATGCAATCATTCCGACGGATCAGAATGCATATGGTGCCGATCTTTCGGATAAGGAACGGAAGATCTATGACTTGGTCATCAAGCGTTTCTTTGCGGTGCTGTTCCCGCCATTTGAATATGAACAGACGACGTTGACTGTCGAAGCTGCGGGGGAAGTGTTTACCGCCAAAGGGAAAATCGTGAAGAAACAAGGCTGGAAGGAAGTCTATGCGAATCGTTTCGATGACGAGGAAGCTGATGATGACCAGACGCTGCCGAATGTCGAAAAAGGGGAGCAGTGGACGCTCGCATATCGGATGACAACGGGGGAAACAAAACCTCCGGAAAGATTCACGGAAGGTACCTTGCTGCATGCGATGGAAAATCCGGTCCGATTCATGGCCGGAGAGAACAAGGATCTTATCAAAACGATCGGCCGAACTGGCGGACTGGGCACAGTAGCGACACGCGCCGATATCATCGATAAGCTATTCAATACGTTATATATCGAGAAGCAGGGCAAATACTTGAAGATCACATCCAAAGGGCGGCAGCTGCTGGAGCTCGTACCGGAAGAGCTGAAATCCCCTGCGCTGACAGCGGAATGGGAAATGAAGCTGGGTGCCATTGCCGAAGGGAAGCTGAACCAGAAGCAATATATCTCGGAAATGAAGCAGTATGCCAAAGAAGTCGTCACGCAAATCAAAAACAGTGAGCATAAGTACAAACACGATAATATAACTGGCACGCAATGCCCGGATTGCGGCAAGCTGATGCTGGAGGTCAATGGTAAACGCGGTCGTATGCTCGTCTGTCAGGATCGGGAATGCGGACATAAGAAGAATATCGCCAAAACGACGAATGCCCGCTGCCCTAACTGCCATAAACGTTTGGAGCTCCGCGGTGAAGGGGAAGGACAGATGTTCTTCTGTAAGTGCGGCCATCGTGAAAAGCTAAGTACATTCAACGAGCGCCGGAAAAAGGAAAAATCCAATAAAGCGAGCAAACGAGATGTACAGAAGTATCTGAAGAAGAACCAGCAGGATGATGGCTTCACCAATACTGCCTTGGCTGATGCATTGGCAAAATTCAAGAAACAATAAACGAAAGTAAAGACCTGCCGATTGGATATCGGCAGGTCTTTTTCAATGCATGCGGACTGGAGTCCCTTCTTGGAAGGCGAGTTTGCGAACGACCTCATCCCACACAATTTTCCCCCCATATAGGAGGAAGACAAAACCGAATACTGCATCCAAATATGCTTGGAATCCGAGGACGATCTTACGGATACGTTTCATGCCGATAAGGAGCAGTGCCCCGACGTACCAAGTGCTGTTGCCGAGCAAGAAACAAATGATCAGCAATAATGGATTGTGCAGCTGATCGGTACTGGCGAATTGCGGAAAAATACTGAGGAAGAACAGGCTGACCTTCGGATTCAGGAAATTGCTTAAAAATCCCATGCGAAAAGCATGTGTTTTCGTGATTGTAAATGTCGTGTTTTCCTGCTGTCGTTTCTGTCTGCGAACGAGATGGATAATCCTCTTGATTCCGAGATAAATCAGGTAACAGGCACCGAGAAGCCGGATGCCGGTGAACAGGAGGATGGATTGCTGCAGGATCATCGATAGACCAAGCAAGGCAAAACTGATATGTATAAGCAGACTGCAGCGGTTGCCGAGCAGTGTGATGAATCCGGATCTTTTGCCTTGTGCCAATGTGTTCCGTGTCATAAGCAGGAAATCAGGTCCTGGCGTTGCAGCCAAAGCAAATCCAAGCAGGATGATATCAAGCATAGGGAAAACCTCCTTTTCAAAGATTCTAACATTGTGGGGTGCGGAATGGCATGCACATAAAAAATCTCTATAACAGCAGGAAAGGGTCATTTTCTTATGGGAGGAATAAAGGAAGGAGGAGAGTGATATGCCGCCTAAACATATCGTTTCTGCAGCGGCGATTGTGAGGACATATTTTTTTGATCAAAGGTCCGAGGAGGGGCTGGGAAATGCCTGGCGGGCAGGTGGAGGAGGGTGAATCCCTCGCCCAGGCAGCAGTCCGCGAAGTGAAGGAAGAAAGCGGCATTGAAATCGAAGTGACGAAGTTTTGCGGGATTTATCAAAATACCGGGAAAAGCATCTGCAATACATTATTCCTTGGCAGGCCGATCGGCGGTATTTGTACACCGTCTGAGAGGATCGAGAGCTATCTGGATGAAGCCCAGCATCCCTTTTATGTAGCATTCTGATACATAGGAAGCACCTTGCTCAGGAAAAATAGGCAAGGTGCTTTTTCGTTTTCAGACGAAGATTGCAGGGAAAAGCCAAGTGAAACAGGGAAGGGTGACGTTATATGGCAATGCCGAAGGAAGAAGGTCTGGACCATACCCTGGCTTTCTTGAAGGAAGGGTATGAATTCATCCTGCATCGGAGGAAGAGCTTTCAGTCCGATGTATTCGAGACTACTTTGCTTGGAAAAAAGGCGATTTGTCTCGGCGGAAAAGAAGGAGCGGAGCTTTTCTATGATACAGATAAATTCATCCGAGCTGGTGCTGCTCCGAATCGCCTCGTCAAAACACTGTTCGGGGAAGGCGGCGTTCAGACACTGGATGGAGAGCAGCATAGAAATCGAAAAGAGATGTTCATGTCCATCATGACAAGAAACCAGCTTCAGAAATTGGATCAGCTTATCGAGAGGGAATGGGACCGGGCGAGTGAAAAATGGGATGAAGCAGACCAAATCAAATTATACGAAGCATCACACCATATACTGATGAAGGCAGCGTGTGGATGGGCAGGTGTACCGCTGGATGACGAAAAGAAAAGGACAGAACAAATGCGCCATTTATTCGAAGCGCCGGCTGCCCTTGGAGCTTCCCATTGGCAAGGGCGAGTCTCGCGTTCCGGTGCGGAAAAGTGGATCTCGGAGTTGGTGCAGCAAGTACGCAGCGGTGACTTGCACCCGATCCGGGAAGGCGCGCTCTATGTCTTTTCATGGCATCGGGATGCAGATGGCGAGCTTTTGCCTGCGGAGGTTGCGGCTGTTGAAGTGCTGAATATACTCCGGCCGATTGTCGCCATCAGTATTTACATTGTATTTGCCGCCCTTGCCCTGCATCAATTTCCGGAGGAAAAGAAACGCCTGGAACGAGGGGATGGCAGTATCCATCGTTTCGTACAAGAAGTCCGCCGTTTTTATCCCTTCTTCCCAGCGACGCTGGCCAAGGTGAAAAAGGATTTTGAATGGAATGGCTATCAGTTCAAAGAAGGCACGATGACATTACTGGATTTATACGGCAACAATCACGATCCGCATCTATGGGAACAGCCTGATTTATTCCGGCCGGAGCGATTTCTCGATTGGGATAAGAGCCCATTTGACTTCATCCCGCAAGGAGGCGGGGATTTCGGCATGGGACACCGCTGTGCCGGGGAGTGGGTGACGATCCAGGTAATGGAAGTGAGTGTGGATTTTCTTGTGAATAAGCTGAGGTATATGGTGCCGGAACAGGATTTGAGCTATAGCCATTCGTCCATGCCGAGCATGCCGAAGAGTCAGATGATACTGACAGATATTCGGAAAGTCAGCAGCTGATCCATGCATATTATGCGATAATGAAGAGGAGGAGATATGTATGGAAATCCTGCTTTTCCTTATCGCATTCACCGTACATAATATAGAGGAAGCTTTTTTCTTGCCTGAGTGGTCCGAGACAAGCAGATGTCGACGCACTGTGGAGCCTAAGGTCTTCCATTTTGCTGTGTTTCATGCCTGATCTTTTTACTTTTCGCCGCCGGGGAAAGAATCTTCAAGTTGTAGCTTCCAAGCATCGGCAATGATGCATTCATAAGGAGAGATATAGGGGGAATGCAGTATCCATGAGAGTATACTGCCTATACCAGAAAACTAGCATGAGAGAAGGAAGGGGATTTCCGCATGGAAACAGATTGGTATAAACTGGATAGCGCCGGCAAGCTATATGCTTCCACTGTTACATCCAGGGTTTCCACCGTCTTTCGTCTTTCGGCAAGTATGTATAAGTCGATAAACGCTGCATACCTTCAAGAAGCTCTGGAGGAAACACTGGAAGAGATTCCTTCTTTTAAAGTTGTCGTGAAAAGAGGCGTCTTTTGGTATTATTTCGAAAAAACAACGGCTATTCCCGTTGTTTCCGAAGAGCACTATTACCCTTGTTCCAATCTATTTTTCAGAGGACGCAACACATTTCCCTACAGGGTTCTTTACTATAATAAGAAAATCTCCTTAGAGCTTTCCCATATGCTGACTGACGGAACCGGCGGAATGGAGTTCTTAAAGCTTCTCGTGAGGAACTATCTGAAAAGGGAAGGAATCAGTGTCCCGTCCCCGGGAAAAAAGCTAGGGGACTTTAATTTTGATAATGCATTCATCCAGCATTATGAAAAATCGGTTCCAAACTGGCAGGAGGCGCTGGATAAAGCCTATAAGATTCCTATCAGATTGGACAAGAGGGGAGTGTATCATGTTACAACCGGTAAGCTGAAAGTAGAGGTCTTGAAAGAGGTATCCAGAAAACATCAAACCAGCGTCACAACCTATTTGCTGGCATTATATACTGAGATTTTGATCGGCATTCAAGAACAAAATTCAAAAAAGAGGAAACAGCCCATCACAATGAACGTCCCTGTCAATCTGCGTAACTTCTTTGAAAGCAGCACACTGAAAAATTTCTTTGTAAGTGTTCCGATCACAATCGATCCCCGTCTCGGTACCTATAGCTTCGAGGATATTGTGGAAGCGATCAGTATCGAGCTGAAACGATATTTAAATGGTAAACAATTAAAGACGCTGATTGCCCGAAGTGTCAGGGGAGAACGGCATTTCCTGCTTCGGACGCTCCCTTTGTTTGTAAAGGACTGGATTTCCCCGCTGGTCCACGCCAGGTTTGGCGAAAACCTGTATACAAGTTCCATTTCCAATCTCGGGGTGATATCCCTTGAAAAAGAATTGGAAGAATATGTGCAGCGGTTTGATTTCTACCCCCCGCCAAGCATCGGCAACAAAATAAAAGCCGGCGTAATCAGCTACAAGGATGATATGTATATTACATTCGGAAATTTGTCGAACGATAGGATAGTGGAAAGGATGTTCTTCAGGAAATTAGTCGAAGAGGGCATCCAAATAAAAATTGAAACAAACAGGAGTGCATATTGATGGCTTACTGTCCTAAATGCGGGGTGAGTGTCGAGAAGGATCAGGTTCCTTGTCCGCTATGCTTTACCTATATACCAAAGGTCTTGAGCGATGAGGAATTGTTGGATACGAATGGCTTTCCGAAATATTACAGTTTGTATGAGAACCTGGTCAGTTTCTTTATCCGTATCATTTTCCGGGTTCTTTGTGTGTTGATGATATTGGGATTCCTGGTGCCTTCGTTGATAGACTTCCTATTGAATAAAGCCTTTACCTGGTCTTTATACAGCAATTTATCCATTTTGATGGGCTGGTGCTTCTTCTACGTTCTATTTGGCTATGTCAAAAGAACAAGAGATAAAATCATCGTTTTACTGATGACCATATGTGCTGGATTATTCGGATTTGACTTCATCCATGGATATACGGGCTGGTCTGTCGAGATAGCATTCCCGATATTGATCATAGCTTTGTTGCTGCTGTTGCTGAATATAGCAATTTATAAAAGAAATAGAAGCTGGTTCCGTCAAAGCGGATATATTATTTTTTCGCTTCTCATTCTGATCGTTGGAATCGATTTTGTCTTGAAAAGGTATTTGCATGCTGAAGATATCATCCTGCAATCTTCGAAAGACCTCCTTCCTTCTACTTTGCTGGGATCTGTTCTGCTGCTGATTTCCTATAGGATGCCGAAAAAATGGATGGAGAAATTAAAGCGTAAATTCCATATCTGATGTTTATCGTCCCAATGCAATAACAATGGAGAAGCTGAAGGAGGCTGGGACATAACTAATTTCCCAGTGCTTAAAACCGAATCTTATTCTTGAGCGCTGCTTTCCACGGGCACGGCCTCAGCCTCCTCGTGGAAAGGTCCCCACTGCGGGGTCTTCAGCTCGCGCTGTTCCCGCAGGAGTCTCCGCGTTCTCCCTACACTGGGATAGATAACCAATCAAAAAACCGAACTTATGCAAATTTTCGTATGAAGATTTGCAGTATAGTTCGGTTTTTTATTTGGCTAAAACACTTTTGTCCCAGCCTCTTTTTGTTTGTCTTCATTGAATTGATATTCCCAAGAAAAGCCCTGCGTGGGATAAAGCGCCCACTCCGTGCTTTCTCACTTACCGCTCTGTTTCTAATCAGTCCCCTTCGCTTTTCGTAAGACCAAAGTCTTACTTAAGTTATGGCTGGGGGTCGTTATGGTGGAGGGGGAATGAAGGTAGACTAGGAGTATGAAAGGAGTGAGGCGTGATGAAGAAGGTTTTATTGATCATTGGTGCTGTCATTGCTGGGGCGGTGCTGCTGGCGAACCTTGGGTCGCTGCTTGTGCTGGCTGTCAGTGTGGCAATTGGTTATTACGGTTTGAGGAGATTCATCATGACCGATAGTGTCGGTGCCAAGATTGGCTGGGGCATTGTCATTGGGATTGGTGTTTGCATCTCCCTTTCCAATCTGCCGGCGTTGATCGGTTTGATTGCCCTGGCGGCGCTGTACTATATGTACAAAGCTTGGAAAAAAGAAAAGGAAGCAGAGAAGTTCGATTATACTCTTTAATTTAAAGGAGGAGCATAGTGGACGATTACTTGGAGCAGCGAGTACGTGTGCTGGAGCTGGAAGTGGAGGAGCTGAAGGAGAAGGCAAAGCCGGGTCGGGATAATACGTGGATATGGGCGTTTATTCCGATTCTGGCACTGTTGATTCCAGTACTGGCACTTGTCGGAGATATATTCTAATCAAAAAGGAGAGATACACATGGAAAACATTTTTACTCGAATCAAACAGGCGGTTGCAGCAGATTTTCACGAAATCTTGGATAAGAAGGAAGAAAAGAATCCAACGGTGCAGCTAAGCCAGTATATCCGTCAATGTGAGCAGCAGGCGAAGAAAATTCGCGAGTTGATCGAGAAGCAGTATCAGCTGAAGCATGATTTTACAAAAGAATATCATGCAGCACAGGCAATGGCGGATAAACGGGAGCGGCAGGCAAAGCTTGCGGCAGAGCAAGGGGAGGCTGAACTGGCCGAACAGGCACAAGAGGAGCGCGGACAATACCAAGAGCGTGCAGATAAGATCAAGGCAATGATGGAAAAAGCTGCTTCTGATCTGCAGGAGCTGGAGAAAAAATACGTCCAGATGAAGCATAAACTGAAGGATCTTTACGTGAAGAAAATGGAATTCGCGGAGCGGGAAAATGTCGCGAAAGCACACCGCGGGATGAATGAGATCCTCAAGCACAAGCCCGAGTTTGAATTCGCCTCCAACAAATTAAATGATCTGGAAGGATATATCGACCGGCTGGAGCGAAAGGTGGATGCGGATTATCGTAAGATGACACTGGATGCCAAACTGGCAGAGCTGGAAAGGAAATCTAGTTAAAATAAGCATGACGTGGTAATCTAGGAAGGACACAGACGGCTGTGTGCTTCCTTGTTTACACTTGCCGCATGAAAGGGGTGCCTCGGAGTGAAGCCGAACGATATGATACGCTGGCTGCTCATCACGGCAGCAGTGGTTTTCCTGGCTGAATTATTGCTATCGGGGACAGGTGTGCTGATTGGCATCGGTATGGGTATACTGTTCATCTATCTCGGAAAACGGCAGTTATCCGGTCGTAAGGGGACGATTTTATTTTGGCTGGGCATAGTCATAGTGGCCATGAGTTTATTGCAATCATTCGCTTTTTATTTAGTTTTGACAGCTGGAATCATCTATTACTTTTCCAAAATCCACGATACGACGGATAAACCGCAAACCTATCAGCCATCTTTTGACCACGCATCATCGGAGGAGTCGGTCTTCGAAAAAAAATCATTGTTTCAAAATAGCTGGTTCGGTGCGCAGTCGGCAGGCGGCAATGTGTACGAATGGCAGGATACCAATATTCAGTCATTCATCGGCGATACGATCATCGATCTGAATTATACGGTACTGCCGAAAGAAGAAGCTGTGCTGATGGTGCGTAAAGTATTGGGGAATGTACGGATCATCGTTCCATATGATATAGAAGTGGATGTGCATCATTCCGTTGTTTATGGATCGATCGCCATCTTTGAGCATAGGGAACAGAACAGCTGGAATAAAGTGATTCATATGCGTACAAAAGGCTATCAGCAATCCTCCCAGCGCATCAAAATCGTCACAAGTGTTGTAGCTGGCAAGCTGGAGGTGGTGCGCGTATGAGCAATATCGTCAAACGCCATGTCGGTTTTGGCATGCTGTACAGTCTGCTTTTGCTTGCGGGATTGGCGGCATTGTATCTGCTGGATTTTCCAATCGATGATTGGAAATCGATTTGGACCATGCATGAAAGTAATATGCCGTTTTTGATTGCAGCACCGCTTTTCGTCTTATTTTCAGGTGCGATTCTTGGATTGTTTTCCGGCCTGTATTGGCGGAGGCGCTGGCATCAGGCAGCCCGGGAACTGGAGAGCATCCGGGAGGGGCAGCAGCCTTTGAAGAAGCGCAGCTTCAGTTTATCCGAGCTGCAGCACACCTGGGCCGAGCTGGAACGTCTGCAGGCTTATATGAACGAACAGGCTAAGCTTGCACAGAAATTGACGAATGAGCGGGTGATCGACCGCGAAGAAGAGGTCCAGCGCATCGTCTCGGAAGAGCGAAATCGTTTGGCAAGGGAGCTGCATGACTCTGTCAGCCAGGAACTGTTCGCGGCCTCCATGCTGATTTCCGCCCTGACCGAATCCGAAGAAGGAGAGACAGCAATGTTCACTGCATTGAAGCAGCTTGAAGCAATGGTCCAGCAATCGCAGCTGGAGATGCGGGCGCTGCTTTTGCACCTTAGACCTGCAGCCCTGAAAGGGAAAACGCTGCAGGAAGGGATGGATATGCTCCTGGAAGATCTGCGGGCGAAGGTGCCGCTTTCGATTGAATGGGAGCTGGATACCTTCCCTGTGGAAAAAGGTATCGAGGATCAGCTATTCCGTATCGTGCAGGAATCTGTATCCAATACGCTGCGTCATGCAAAAGCGGAAAGTCTTTCAATCAAGCTTCTCCAGCGTGACAGCTTCATCATCCTGCTCGTTGCGGATGATGGTATCGGCTTCGAAATAGGCACCGAACAGCCGGGAGCTTACGGTTTACAAAATATGAAGGAAAGAGCAGCGGAAATCGGTGCCCATCTGCGGGTGGTAAGTGTGCCGAACCAAGGTACACGCTTGGAGGTGCGGGTTCCGATGCTTGATAGGGAGGAAGAATGGACATGATCAAGGTTCTATTTGTAGACGATCATGAAATGGTGCGGATCGGTGTTTCGGCATATCTATCGACGCAAGCCGATATCGAGGTCATCGGAGAAGCGGACAATGGGGAGGAAGCGGTTCGACTGGCGCTGGAATTGAAACCGGATATCATCCTGATGGACCTTGTGATGGACCGGATGGATGGGATAGAAGCGACCAGACAGATCGTAACGGCCTGGCCCGAGGCTAAGGTGATTGTCGTCACGAGTTTTCTGGATGATGATAAAGTGTATCCGGCCTTGGAAGCGGGTGCAGCCAGTTATCTGCTGAAAACATCCAAAGCAACGGAAATAGCCAAGGCAATAAGATCTACATATAATGGAAATGCTGTTTTCGAACCGGAAGTGACCAATAAAGTGATGGCTCGCATGCGGCAGCCGCAGGCTCCTGCCTTGCATGAAACACTGACAGCAAGGGAGCGGGAGGTATTGCTTTTGATCGCCAAGGGAAGATCCAATCAAGAGATCGCCTCGGAGCTGTTCATCGCCCTGAAGACAGTAAAGGTGCATGTCAGCAATATATTGAGCAAGCTGGAGGTGCAGGATCGCACGCAAGCGGCCATCTATGTGCATGAAAATGGATTGCTCCAGTGAAAAAGCAGGCTTCCCTTTAAAGGGAATGCCTGCTTTTTTATAAACCGAATGTATCGTTCGGGATATACAGTTTGAAGCTCAAGTCATCATTCGGCAAATCGAATTGCTCTACTTCCACATGGAAGTTGTTTTGTAATTCCATCTGCGTGACAGCGACATAGATGGATTCCTTATCTGGATTGATTGTGACCCATTCAGGCATCTTATAATATCTGTCTATATATTTAAGGACCTTATCATTCGGCAGGGATAGACTTCCAAGGGAGATATCCCGCTGTACGAGCAATAGATCCCCATTTTCCTGTACTTGCGGTTCAAGGGTGATCTGCAGCGGAATCCTTACGCCGAATGCAGTGATTCCCCCTCTCAATTCCACAGCATCATCCCCGAGTACAACCGAATAATTATCGGAGTCATCGTTCAGTTCCTTGTCGATGTATGCGTTGATCAGTTCATTGACGTTTGCTTTGGTCGAGCTGATTGTGAACTCGGAAGAATCCGAGCTATCGAATTGGGCTTCCTTTGGCGGCTCCGGAGCCGGACTGAATGCCGGAAGGAAGATAAGCAAAAGCAAAAGCAGCAGGACAACACCGTTTGCAATAGCCAATATTTTAAAGTATTTTTTCCAGTCCCGCTGTTTCGGCGGCCGTGTTTCATTTTTTCTGTTTTCCATGATAGTCACACCTGCCTATTCATCGTCTTCCTGTATAACAGGTTTGATACTCTCCAATACCCGTTCGGCAACTTTTCCATACCCGACTTCATTTGGATGGAAGTAGTCATCAGCCAATAAAGCTGCTGTCTGATTATGGAATAAATCGGCTGTTTCAATATAATGCTGGTCTTCTTCTTCTGCAACCTGCTTTCCAATGGCATTATATTCATCTACGATCGTGCCGAGCTGATCCTCGATTTGAGGGAAGGATTCCTCAAAAGGATTATAAAAGCCGATCAAATATACTTCAGCATCGGGATTCAATGTCCCGATTTTATTGAATACTTCTTTCATCCGTTCTTCATAGGACGGCATGGCCGCGCTGTAGTCATCGTAATCCAGATCAGTGAAGTGATCCT from Terribacillus sp. FSL K6-0262 encodes:
- a CDS encoding alcohol acetyltransferase — translated: METDWYKLDSAGKLYASTVTSRVSTVFRLSASMYKSINAAYLQEALEETLEEIPSFKVVVKRGVFWYYFEKTTAIPVVSEEHYYPCSNLFFRGRNTFPYRVLYYNKKISLELSHMLTDGTGGMEFLKLLVRNYLKREGISVPSPGKKLGDFNFDNAFIQHYEKSVPNWQEALDKAYKIPIRLDKRGVYHVTTGKLKVEVLKEVSRKHQTSVTTYLLALYTEILIGIQEQNSKKRKQPITMNVPVNLRNFFESSTLKNFFVSVPITIDPRLGTYSFEDIVEAISIELKRYLNGKQLKTLIARSVRGERHFLLRTLPLFVKDWISPLVHARFGENLYTSSISNLGVISLEKELEEYVQRFDFYPPPSIGNKIKAGVISYKDDMYITFGNLSNDRIVERMFFRKLVEEGIQIKIETNRSAY
- a CDS encoding cytochrome P450, with translation MAMPKEEGLDHTLAFLKEGYEFILHRRKSFQSDVFETTLLGKKAICLGGKEGAELFYDTDKFIRAGAAPNRLVKTLFGEGGVQTLDGEQHRNRKEMFMSIMTRNQLQKLDQLIEREWDRASEKWDEADQIKLYEASHHILMKAACGWAGVPLDDEKKRTEQMRHLFEAPAALGASHWQGRVSRSGAEKWISELVQQVRSGDLHPIREGALYVFSWHRDADGELLPAEVAAVEVLNILRPIVAISIYIVFAALALHQFPEEKKRLERGDGSIHRFVQEVRRFYPFFPATLAKVKKDFEWNGYQFKEGTMTLLDLYGNNHDPHLWEQPDLFRPERFLDWDKSPFDFIPQGGGDFGMGHRCAGEWVTIQVMEVSVDFLVNKLRYMVPEQDLSYSHSSMPSMPKSQMILTDIRKVSS
- the liaF gene encoding cell wall-active antibiotics response protein LiaF, with amino-acid sequence MKPNDMIRWLLITAAVVFLAELLLSGTGVLIGIGMGILFIYLGKRQLSGRKGTILFWLGIVIVAMSLLQSFAFYLVLTAGIIYYFSKIHDTTDKPQTYQPSFDHASSEESVFEKKSLFQNSWFGAQSAGGNVYEWQDTNIQSFIGDTIIDLNYTVLPKEEAVLMVRKVLGNVRIIVPYDIEVDVHHSVVYGSIAIFEHREQNSWNKVIHMRTKGYQQSSQRIKIVTSVVAGKLEVVRV
- a CDS encoding sensor histidine kinase, with amino-acid sequence MSNIVKRHVGFGMLYSLLLLAGLAALYLLDFPIDDWKSIWTMHESNMPFLIAAPLFVLFSGAILGLFSGLYWRRRWHQAARELESIREGQQPLKKRSFSLSELQHTWAELERLQAYMNEQAKLAQKLTNERVIDREEEVQRIVSEERNRLARELHDSVSQELFAASMLISALTESEEGETAMFTALKQLEAMVQQSQLEMRALLLHLRPAALKGKTLQEGMDMLLEDLRAKVPLSIEWELDTFPVEKGIEDQLFRIVQESVSNTLRHAKAESLSIKLLQRDSFIILLVADDGIGFEIGTEQPGAYGLQNMKERAAEIGAHLRVVSVPNQGTRLEVRVPMLDREEEWT
- a CDS encoding DUF6320 domain-containing protein: MAYCPKCGVSVEKDQVPCPLCFTYIPKVLSDEELLDTNGFPKYYSLYENLVSFFIRIIFRVLCVLMILGFLVPSLIDFLLNKAFTWSLYSNLSILMGWCFFYVLFGYVKRTRDKIIVLLMTICAGLFGFDFIHGYTGWSVEIAFPILIIALLLLLLNIAIYKRNRSWFRQSGYIIFSLLILIVGIDFVLKRYLHAEDIILQSSKDLLPSTLLGSVLLLISYRMPKKWMEKLKRKFHI
- a CDS encoding YpmS family protein; the encoded protein is MENRKNETRPPKQRDWKKYFKILAIANGVVLLLLLLLIFLPAFSPAPEPPKEAQFDSSDSSEFTISSTKANVNELINAYIDKELNDDSDNYSVVLGDDAVELRGGITAFGVRIPLQITLEPQVQENGDLLLVQRDISLGSLSLPNDKVLKYIDRYYKMPEWVTINPDKESIYVAVTQMELQNNFHVEVEQFDLPNDDLSFKLYIPNDTFGL
- a CDS encoding PspA/IM30 family protein, producing MENIFTRIKQAVAADFHEILDKKEEKNPTVQLSQYIRQCEQQAKKIRELIEKQYQLKHDFTKEYHAAQAMADKRERQAKLAAEQGEAELAEQAQEERGQYQERADKIKAMMEKAASDLQELEKKYVQMKHKLKDLYVKKMEFAERENVAKAHRGMNEILKHKPEFEFASNKLNDLEGYIDRLERKVDADYRKMTLDAKLAELERKSS
- the topB gene encoding DNA topoisomerase III, coding for MGKTVVLAEKPSVGRDIARVLGCTKKTNSYMEGKDYIVTWALGHLVTLADPETYDDKYKTWKIEDLPMLPDKLKLVVIKQTGRQFSTVKTQLNRSDVSEIVIATDAGREGELVARWILEKARVNKPVKRLWISSVTDKAIKDGFKNLKSGKQFENLYKSAVARAEADWYVGLNATRALTTKFNAQLSSGRVQTPTLAMIHQREEEIKNFKPETFYGIEAKTQKGLRLIWKDQKHNSTRTFSKDKAEQVLRKLDQVKGTVQEVEKKLKKSYAPQLYDLTELQRDANRLFGFGGKETLNIMQQLYERHKLLTYPRTDSRYLSSDIVPTLKDRVKAAGVGSYGRLATKIANAPIKATKAFVDDKKVSDHHAIIPTDQNAYGADLSDKERKIYDLVIKRFFAVLFPPFEYEQTTLTVEAAGEVFTAKGKIVKKQGWKEVYANRFDDEEADDDQTLPNVEKGEQWTLAYRMTTGETKPPERFTEGTLLHAMENPVRFMAGENKDLIKTIGRTGGLGTVATRADIIDKLFNTLYIEKQGKYLKITSKGRQLLELVPEELKSPALTAEWEMKLGAIAEGKLNQKQYISEMKQYAKEVVTQIKNSEHKYKHDNITGTQCPDCGKLMLEVNGKRGRMLVCQDRECGHKKNIAKTTNARCPNCHKRLELRGEGEGQMFFCKCGHREKLSTFNERRKKEKSNKASKRDVQKYLKKNQQDDGFTNTALADALAKFKKQ
- a CDS encoding response regulator transcription factor, coding for MIKVLFVDDHEMVRIGVSAYLSTQADIEVIGEADNGEEAVRLALELKPDIILMDLVMDRMDGIEATRQIVTAWPEAKVIVVTSFLDDDKVYPALEAGAASYLLKTSKATEIAKAIRSTYNGNAVFEPEVTNKVMARMRQPQAPALHETLTAREREVLLLIAKGRSNQEIASELFIALKTVKVHVSNILSKLEVQDRTQAAIYVHENGLLQ
- a CDS encoding flagellar basal body rod protein, translated to MKKVLLIIGAVIAGAVLLANLGSLLVLAVSVAIGYYGLRRFIMTDSVGAKIGWGIVIGIGVCISLSNLPALIGLIALAALYYMYKAWKKEKEAEKFDYTL
- a CDS encoding LysE family translocator is translated as MLDIILLGFALAATPGPDFLLMTRNTLAQGKRSGFITLLGNRCSLLIHISFALLGLSMILQQSILLFTGIRLLGACYLIYLGIKRIIHLVRRQKRQQENTTFTITKTHAFRMGFLSNFLNPKVSLFFLSIFPQFASTDQLHNPLLLIICFLLGNSTWYVGALLLIGMKRIRKIVLGFQAYLDAVFGFVFLLYGGKIVWDEVVRKLAFQEGTPVRMH